Proteins encoded by one window of Micromonospora coxensis:
- a CDS encoding CoA-acylating methylmalonate-semialdehyde dehydrogenase produces MTLIGHFVDGKRISGSSARRGDVFDPATGRRTGQVELACAADVAAAVESAERAARGWRDASLARRTAVLFAFRELVAARRDRLAEVITAEHGKVLADAAGEVQRGLEVIEYACGIASALRGGFSENVSTEVDSYSIRQPLGVVAVISPFNFPVMVPLWFVPVAVACGNAVVLKPSEKDPSAALLLAEWFAEAGLPDGVLNVVNGDAEAVDALLDHPGVKAVSFVGSTPVARHVHRRAALAGKRVQALGGAKNHMVVLPDADLDLAADAAVNAGFGSAGERCMAVSALVAVEPVADALVARIAVRMAGLRTGDGRRGCDMGPLVTAAHAERVRGYVEAGVAAGAVAVVDGRDVTPDGEPGGYWLGPTLFDHVTPDMSIYTDEIFGPVLSVLRVGSYDEAVELVNANPYGNGTAIFTNDGGAARRYQHEVEVGMVGINVPIPVPMAYYSFGGWKASLFGDLHAHGEDGVRFFTRGKVVTSRWLDPRHGGVNLGFPTQT; encoded by the coding sequence ATGACCCTCATCGGGCACTTCGTCGACGGCAAGCGGATCTCCGGATCGTCGGCGCGGCGCGGCGACGTCTTCGACCCGGCCACCGGACGGCGTACCGGTCAGGTGGAGCTGGCCTGCGCCGCGGACGTCGCGGCGGCGGTCGAGTCCGCCGAGCGGGCCGCGCGTGGCTGGCGGGACGCCTCCCTGGCCCGGCGGACGGCGGTGCTCTTCGCCTTCCGCGAGCTGGTCGCCGCCCGGCGCGACCGGCTCGCCGAGGTGATCACCGCCGAGCACGGCAAGGTGCTCGCCGACGCCGCCGGCGAGGTGCAGCGCGGCCTGGAGGTCATCGAGTACGCCTGCGGCATCGCCTCGGCGCTGCGCGGCGGGTTCAGCGAGAACGTCTCGACCGAGGTCGACTCGTACAGCATCCGCCAGCCGCTCGGCGTGGTCGCGGTGATCTCGCCGTTCAACTTCCCGGTGATGGTGCCGCTGTGGTTCGTGCCGGTCGCGGTGGCCTGCGGCAACGCGGTGGTGCTCAAGCCCAGCGAGAAGGACCCGAGCGCGGCGCTGCTGCTCGCCGAGTGGTTCGCCGAGGCGGGCCTGCCCGACGGGGTGCTCAACGTCGTCAACGGCGACGCCGAGGCGGTCGACGCGCTGCTCGACCACCCCGGCGTCAAGGCGGTGTCGTTCGTCGGCTCCACCCCGGTCGCCCGGCACGTGCACCGGCGCGCCGCGCTGGCCGGCAAGCGGGTGCAGGCGCTGGGCGGGGCGAAGAACCACATGGTGGTGCTTCCGGACGCCGACCTGGACCTGGCCGCCGACGCGGCGGTCAACGCGGGCTTCGGCTCGGCGGGGGAGCGGTGCATGGCGGTCTCCGCGCTGGTCGCGGTCGAGCCGGTCGCCGACGCCCTGGTCGCCAGGATCGCCGTGCGGATGGCCGGGCTGCGCACCGGCGACGGCCGGCGTGGCTGCGACATGGGTCCGCTGGTCACCGCCGCGCACGCCGAGCGGGTGCGCGGGTACGTCGAGGCGGGGGTGGCCGCCGGCGCGGTGGCGGTGGTCGACGGGCGGGACGTCACCCCGGACGGCGAGCCGGGCGGCTACTGGCTCGGCCCGACCCTCTTCGACCACGTCACCCCCGACATGTCGATCTACACCGACGAGATCTTCGGCCCGGTGCTCAGTGTCCTGCGGGTCGGCTCGTACGACGAGGCGGTCGAGTTGGTCAACGCCAACCCGTACGGCAACGGCACGGCGATCTTCACCAACGACGGGGGCGCCGCCCGGCGCTACCAGCACGAGGTGGAGGTCGGCATGGTCGGGATCAACGTGCCGATCCCGGTGCCGATGGCGTACTACTCGTTCGGCGGGTGGAAGGCGTCCCTCTTCGGCGACCTGCACGCGCACGGCGAGGACGGGGTGCGCTTCTTCACCCGGGGCAAGGTGGTCACCAGCCGCTGGCTCGACCCGCGCCACGGCGGGGTCAACCTCGGCTTCCCCACGCAGACCTGA
- the ngcE gene encoding N-acetylglucosamine/diacetylchitobiose ABC transporter substrate-binding protein: MNRRDILRRTAAAGLLATPAAGLLAGCATGGGGDKNTGGTYQGTKSAQNPLGVKEDAPLDVVIFNGGFGEEYAKAHEAMYREKYPKAEIKHSATQEISKTLQPRFVDGTPPDVVNNSGAGQIDFNGLVSQNAVADLGELLAAPSLDIPGKTVKDTLLPGAVEVGSYDGRFLVLNYTYTVYGIWHSTKLFTERGWQYGKTWDEHIALCKQIKAAGIAPWTYAGLHPRYMSWPLIATAIKFGGPSVATAIDNLEPNAWKSDAMKAAADAWHQIVKDKYILEGSPGLDHKQSQTAWCQGKAAFISCGSWLESEQKDVTPAGFDMTVQPTPSLGSGDKLPFEAIRGTAGEPFMVPAKAKNLAGGLEYFRVMLSKKGAQDFTRKVSSLTVVAGSTEGVDLPYGLNTVVKALEASGSNGFNWVYNNYYRKLERNLVDAACGEFFSGRIGPAEFLDQCQKGADSIAQDNSVKKYKRTA; the protein is encoded by the coding sequence ATGAACAGGCGTGACATCCTGCGTCGTACCGCCGCCGCGGGCCTGCTGGCCACCCCCGCCGCCGGCCTGCTCGCCGGCTGCGCCACCGGCGGTGGCGGCGACAAGAACACCGGCGGCACCTACCAGGGCACCAAGAGCGCCCAGAACCCGCTGGGCGTCAAGGAGGACGCCCCGCTCGACGTGGTGATCTTCAACGGCGGCTTCGGCGAGGAGTACGCCAAGGCGCACGAGGCCATGTACCGGGAGAAGTACCCGAAGGCCGAGATCAAGCACTCCGCCACCCAGGAGATCAGCAAGACCCTCCAGCCGCGCTTCGTCGACGGCACCCCGCCCGACGTGGTCAACAACTCCGGCGCCGGGCAGATCGACTTCAACGGCCTGGTCTCCCAGAACGCCGTCGCCGACCTCGGCGAACTGCTCGCCGCCCCCAGCCTCGACATCCCCGGCAAGACCGTCAAGGACACCCTGCTGCCCGGCGCGGTCGAGGTCGGCTCGTACGACGGCCGGTTCCTGGTGCTCAACTACACCTACACCGTCTACGGCATCTGGCACTCCACCAAGCTCTTCACCGAGCGCGGCTGGCAGTACGGGAAGACCTGGGACGAGCACATCGCGCTCTGCAAGCAGATCAAGGCCGCCGGCATCGCCCCCTGGACGTACGCGGGCCTGCACCCGCGTTACATGAGCTGGCCGCTGATCGCCACCGCGATCAAGTTCGGCGGGCCGTCCGTCGCCACCGCGATCGACAACCTGGAGCCGAACGCCTGGAAGTCCGACGCGATGAAGGCCGCCGCCGACGCCTGGCACCAGATCGTCAAGGACAAGTACATCCTGGAGGGCTCGCCCGGCCTGGACCACAAGCAGTCGCAGACCGCCTGGTGCCAGGGCAAGGCCGCCTTCATCTCCTGCGGCTCCTGGCTGGAGAGCGAGCAGAAGGACGTCACCCCGGCCGGCTTCGACATGACCGTGCAGCCCACCCCGAGCCTCGGCAGCGGCGACAAGCTGCCGTTCGAGGCGATCCGGGGCACCGCCGGCGAGCCGTTCATGGTGCCGGCCAAGGCGAAGAACCTCGCCGGTGGCCTGGAGTACTTCCGGGTGATGCTGTCGAAGAAGGGCGCGCAGGACTTCACCCGCAAGGTCTCCAGCCTCACCGTGGTCGCCGGCTCCACCGAGGGCGTCGACCTGCCGTACGGGCTGAACACCGTGGTCAAGGCGCTGGAGGCGTCCGGGTCCAACGGCTTCAACTGGGTCTACAACAACTACTACCGCAAGCTGGAGCGCAACCTCGTCGACGCGGCCTGCGGCGAGTTCTTCAGCGGCCGGATCGGTCCCGCCGAGTTCCTCGACCAGTGCCAGAAGGGCGCCGACTCGATCGCCCAGGACAACTCGGTCAAGAAGTACAAGCGGACCGCGTGA
- a CDS encoding acyltransferase family protein: MRRLAQLAERTPAGRERYVDLLRAVAIAMVVIGHWAVTVIGEDATGRPTGRSALPELPWAYPLTWAAQVMPVFFLVGGFANAASLTARRARGGDAAGWLLDRAARLLRPTTALLLVLTGGAAVASLAGADATLVRTVVWFATIPLWFLAAYLLVVPLTPAMYALHRRFGLLVPVALAVLVAAGDVGRTLGPAELAVPNYLFGWLAVHQLGFAWHDARTPPPAPAHDDSPGSRPEGPRHDVPAHDGPGQAGPGQDGPGQDGSRHDGPGQDGSRHDVPAHDGPGHAGPGHDGSRHDGRRGLRSRRLPMSRRAGGVALLGGLAATVLLTTVGPYPVAMLNVPGERLDNAAPPSLALLTLTVAQLGLILLLRGPAERWLHRPRPWQAVIAVNAVVLTVFLWHLTAAILLVGALDAAGLLPTPAAGSAAWLAWRLPWVLLLTVVLAVLVAVFGPVEAGTRATRPGRGTPAEQPRGAGRSAAVRGALAAVGFAAVVYALVGNAQTPRAAPEPLGVPVAALLAYLAGAGLLRLLRSAWGSRG, encoded by the coding sequence ATGCGCCGCCTGGCCCAGCTCGCCGAGCGCACCCCGGCTGGCCGGGAACGCTACGTCGACCTGCTCCGGGCGGTCGCCATCGCCATGGTCGTCATCGGTCACTGGGCGGTCACCGTCATCGGCGAGGACGCCACCGGCCGGCCCACCGGGCGCTCCGCCCTGCCCGAGCTGCCGTGGGCGTACCCGCTGACCTGGGCGGCCCAGGTCATGCCGGTCTTCTTCCTGGTGGGCGGGTTCGCCAACGCCGCCTCGCTGACCGCCCGCCGGGCCCGGGGCGGGGACGCCGCCGGCTGGCTGCTGGACCGGGCCGCCCGGCTGCTGCGCCCCACCACCGCGCTGCTGCTGGTGCTCACCGGCGGCGCCGCGGTGGCCTCGCTGGCCGGGGCGGACGCCACGCTGGTGCGTACCGTCGTCTGGTTCGCCACCATCCCGCTCTGGTTCCTCGCCGCCTACCTGCTGGTGGTGCCCCTGACCCCGGCCATGTACGCGCTGCACCGGCGCTTCGGCCTGCTGGTGCCCGTCGCGCTGGCGGTCCTCGTCGCAGCCGGCGACGTCGGGCGGACGCTCGGCCCGGCGGAGCTGGCCGTGCCGAACTACCTCTTCGGCTGGCTCGCCGTCCACCAGCTCGGCTTCGCCTGGCACGACGCCCGCACCCCGCCCCCGGCCCCTGCGCACGACGACTCCCCCGGCTCGCGACCCGAGGGACCACGACACGACGTACCCGCGCACGACGGCCCCGGACAGGCCGGCCCGGGACAGGACGGCCCCGGACAGGACGGATCCCGGCACGACGGCCCCGGACAGGACGGATCCCGGCACGACGTACCCGCGCACGACGGCCCCGGGCACGCGGGACCCGGGCACGACGGATCCCGGCACGACGGCCGGCGCGGCCTGCGGTCGCGGCGGTTGCCGATGTCCCGGCGGGCCGGCGGGGTGGCGCTGCTCGGCGGGCTGGCCGCGACGGTGCTGCTGACCACCGTCGGCCCGTACCCGGTGGCCATGCTCAACGTGCCCGGTGAGCGGCTGGACAACGCCGCCCCGCCCAGCCTGGCCCTGCTCACCCTGACCGTCGCCCAGCTCGGGCTGATCCTGCTGCTGCGCGGCCCGGCCGAGCGGTGGTTGCACCGGCCACGCCCGTGGCAGGCGGTGATCGCGGTGAACGCGGTGGTGCTCACCGTCTTCCTGTGGCACCTGACCGCCGCGATCCTGCTGGTCGGCGCACTCGACGCGGCGGGGCTGCTGCCCACCCCGGCGGCCGGGTCGGCGGCCTGGCTGGCCTGGCGGCTGCCGTGGGTGCTCCTGCTGACCGTGGTGCTGGCCGTCCTGGTCGCCGTCTTCGGTCCGGTCGAGGCCGGTACCCGCGCCACCCGCCCCGGCCGCGGCACGCCGGCCGAGCAGCCCCGGGGAGCCGGGCGGTCGGCGGCCGTGCGGGGCGCGCTGGCCGCCGTCGGTTTCGCCGCCGTGGTGTACGCCCTGGTGGGCAACGCGCAGACGCCGAGGGCGGCCCCGGAGCCCCTCGGGGTGCCGGTGGCCGCCCTGCTGGCGTACCTGGCCGGGGCGGGTCTGCTGCGGCTGCTCAGGTCTGCGTGGGGAAGCCGAGGTTGA
- a CDS encoding aspartate aminotransferase family protein translates to MTSDDLLARHRAVLPSWMPLYYAEPIELVSGSGRRVTDAQGRTYLDFFGGVLTSMIGYDIAEIRDAVERQIRTGIVHSSTLYLIRQQVELAERIARLSGIPDARVFFANSGTEANEAALLFATNHRRSSQILAVRNSYHGRSYATMGVTGNRSWSASALNPLQVAWLHSGDRLRGLLARLPEADRIDAAVEDLREVLATQTAGDVACLIAEPIQGVGGFVAPPDGLFAAWKKVLDEHGILLISDEVQTGWGRTGEHFWGYQAHGVTPDLLTFAKGIGNGFALAGVVGRAEVLESVPAISFCTFGGNPVSTAAGNAVLDYLRDHDLQANAARVGAILADGLRAATADLDRVAEVRGKGLMLAVEFVRPGTAEPDPALATRVLEACRAGGLLVGKGGLHGNVLRMGPPLTLTEDEAREGLAVLVDAIRSCAAQAVGA, encoded by the coding sequence ATGACCTCCGACGACCTGCTGGCCCGACACCGGGCCGTGCTCCCGTCCTGGATGCCGCTCTACTACGCCGAGCCGATCGAGCTGGTCTCCGGTTCGGGCCGACGGGTGACCGACGCGCAGGGCCGCACCTACCTGGACTTCTTCGGCGGCGTGCTGACCTCGATGATCGGGTACGACATCGCGGAGATCCGCGACGCGGTCGAGCGGCAGATCCGCACCGGCATCGTGCACAGCTCCACGCTGTACCTGATCCGCCAGCAGGTCGAACTGGCCGAGCGGATCGCCCGGCTCTCCGGCATCCCGGACGCCCGGGTGTTCTTCGCCAACTCGGGCACCGAGGCGAACGAGGCGGCGCTGCTGTTCGCCACCAACCACCGCCGCTCGTCGCAGATCCTGGCGGTGCGCAACAGCTACCACGGCCGGTCGTACGCGACGATGGGCGTCACCGGCAACCGGAGCTGGTCGGCCAGCGCGCTCAACCCGCTCCAGGTGGCCTGGCTGCACTCCGGGGACCGGCTGCGCGGGCTGCTCGCCCGGCTGCCCGAGGCCGACCGGATCGACGCGGCGGTGGAGGACCTGCGCGAGGTGCTCGCCACCCAGACCGCCGGTGACGTGGCCTGCCTGATCGCCGAGCCGATCCAGGGCGTCGGCGGCTTCGTCGCCCCGCCGGACGGGCTCTTCGCCGCCTGGAAGAAGGTCCTCGACGAGCACGGCATCCTGCTGATCTCCGACGAGGTGCAGACCGGCTGGGGCCGGACCGGCGAGCACTTCTGGGGCTACCAGGCGCACGGGGTCACGCCCGACCTGCTCACCTTCGCCAAGGGCATCGGCAACGGGTTCGCCCTGGCCGGGGTCGTCGGCCGCGCCGAGGTGCTGGAGTCGGTGCCGGCGATCAGCTTCTGCACCTTCGGCGGCAACCCGGTCTCCACCGCCGCCGGCAACGCCGTGCTGGACTACCTGCGCGACCACGACCTGCAGGCCAACGCGGCCCGGGTCGGCGCGATCCTCGCCGACGGGCTGCGCGCCGCCACGGCCGACCTCGACCGGGTCGCCGAGGTGCGCGGCAAGGGCCTGATGCTCGCCGTCGAGTTCGTCCGTCCCGGCACGGCCGAGCCCGACCCGGCGCTGGCCACCCGGGTCCTGGAGGCGTGCCGGGCCGGTGGCCTGCTGGTCGGCAAGGGCGGCCTGCACGGCAACGTGCTGCGGATGGGTCCGCCGCTGACCCTGACCGAGGACGAGGCCCGCGAAGGGCTGGCCGTCCTCGTCGACGCGATCCGCTCCTGCGCCGCCCAGGCGGTGGGGGCATGA